The proteins below are encoded in one region of Silene latifolia isolate original U9 population chromosome 2, ASM4854445v1, whole genome shotgun sequence:
- the LOC141640985 gene encoding uncharacterized protein LOC141640985: MAHLISCHKTDDATKVADLYYREIVRLHEIPLTTVSDQDVKFLSYLWKTLWRLAGTKLLFSTSHHPQTDGRAPFEIVYGVNPYPPIDLVPIPKKDVLSFEAKERQAAFLRVCEKVRAQIEKANAKYKEKANKHRKQAVFKEGDLVWLHLRKDDFHPKERSS, encoded by the exons ATGGCGCATTTGATTTCGTGTCATAAGACTGATGACGCAACTAAAGTGGCTGATTTATACTATCGAGAGATTGTTCGATTACATGAAATACCTCTTACAACTGTTTCAGATCAAGATGTAAAATTTCTTAGTTACTTATGGAAAACGTTATGGCGTTTGGCAGGAACTAAGCTTCTTTTCAGTACATCGcaccatccacaaacagatg GACGAGCTCCATTCGAGATTGTCTATGGCGTGAATCCATACCCGCCCATCGATTTAGTGCccattccaaagaaagatgtgttGAGTTTTGAAGCCAAGGAGAGGCAAGCAGCATTTCTTCGAGTATGTGAGAAAGTTCGAGCACAAATTGAGAAGGCAAATGCCAAATACAAGGAGAAAGCTAATAAACATCGTAAACAGGCTGTTTTCAAAGAAGGTGATCTTGTGTGGTTACACTTAAGGAAGGACGATTTCCATCCAAAAGAAAGATCAAGTTGA